The following are encoded in a window of Thalassospira sp. TSL5-1 genomic DNA:
- the rplK gene encoding 50S ribosomal protein L11 — protein MAKKITGYIKLQIAAGKANPSPPVGPALGQRGVNIMEFCKAFNAATQQMEPGMPIPVVITVYADRSFSFVTKTPPASYFLRKAAGIAKGSGTTGKGFVGKVTKAQVEEIANAKMADLNAVNIEGAMAMIEGSARAMGLEVVE, from the coding sequence ATGGCCAAAAAGATTACTGGCTATATCAAGCTGCAGATTGCTGCTGGTAAAGCCAACCCGTCTCCGCCCGTCGGCCCGGCCCTGGGTCAGCGCGGCGTGAACATCATGGAATTCTGTAAGGCGTTCAATGCTGCAACCCAGCAGATGGAACCCGGCATGCCGATTCCTGTCGTCATCACTGTTTATGCCGACCGTTCTTTCAGCTTTGTCACCAAAACCCCGCCGGCATCCTACTTCCTGCGTAAAGCAGCTGGTATTGCCAAGGGTTCGGGTACGACGGGCAAAGGCTTTGTCGGTAAAGTGACGAAGGCCCAGGTCGAAGAAATCGCAAATGCCAAGATGGCTGACCTCAACGCGGTCAACATCGAAGGCGCAATGGCGATGATCGAAGGTTCGGCCCGTGCAATGGGTCTCGAGGTTGTGGAGTAA